The Pseudomonadota bacterium genome includes a window with the following:
- a CDS encoding diguanylate cyclase: protein MAKKARFVRPEEEVHQRITRSYVFALSLIALTATSAFLSHRLSAAIDDRGDRVTTLLEHQAALSQRLALQASRLASANDGAERFTLREKLRATADRVGDGQQWLRSGEDLRRADMPRSRTLRALLAQPDLGVDALLGTLLNQVDTLLQPEDSAVDLLETTEALTVLAEGDLFKRLNALADRFRSQQRRQVMVVEIIAALVYVLTLAGLALEARYVFAPIARETTDRTRQFAHARSEVSRLMQELSDGRRELTQVRDELRRRALHDELTGLPNRRCLMEYGNRAIANAQRGDRVVALLYLELGGLEAVNESLGYGAGDAVLQEAADALRTECREADFPARIGGDKLLLLVPDVQGAQEVEGLSERLLERFASPLMLESQVVRMEVNIGIAVSADAPGDFNQLLAKAQEALDEASAHGTGRWRRFQAAERTVPAVRDGRFDPLRAALARDTVHTWYIPVLRAGRADSMDLRMSWLDSHGEMHGAHEMVKVDGYATLADHLFERSIVAGSRALVRWQAAGYTSLRMFSVGVSVAQLRGADFADRVLSLLAEFAVEPDSLLIEVDDGELAELELEDEARLCANLDVLHRTGVGLCLANITSASALFVRLEHLAPERIKFAASFTAPDGLTPARQRGLQVIARAAEERGIELLAQDVRDPEQAEQLQSLGCQLLQGPLYAAPMKRSLVSTWLLERRQGDTGGTARSEAA, encoded by the coding sequence ATGGCGAAGAAAGCACGATTTGTCCGACCAGAGGAGGAAGTTCACCAGCGCATCACGCGTAGCTACGTGTTCGCCCTCTCCCTGATCGCGCTCACCGCCACCTCGGCGTTCTTGAGTCACCGCTTGAGCGCGGCGATCGACGATCGCGGCGATCGCGTCACCACCTTGCTTGAGCATCAAGCGGCCCTCTCTCAGCGCCTTGCCCTACAGGCCAGTCGCCTCGCGAGTGCTAACGATGGGGCAGAACGGTTCACGCTGCGCGAGAAGCTTCGAGCCACCGCCGACCGCGTGGGCGATGGCCAGCAGTGGCTGCGTTCGGGGGAAGATCTGCGCCGAGCGGACATGCCTCGCTCGCGCACCCTGCGTGCTTTGCTCGCCCAACCGGACCTCGGTGTTGACGCGCTGCTCGGCACCCTACTGAACCAAGTGGACACGCTGCTGCAGCCTGAGGACAGCGCCGTCGATCTCCTCGAGACTACCGAGGCGCTGACCGTGCTGGCGGAGGGCGACCTGTTCAAACGATTGAACGCCTTGGCGGATCGTTTCCGTTCTCAGCAGCGACGCCAGGTCATGGTGGTGGAGATCATCGCCGCCCTCGTCTACGTGCTGACGCTCGCAGGTCTGGCCCTCGAGGCGCGCTACGTCTTCGCCCCGATCGCACGCGAGACCACCGACCGCACGCGCCAGTTCGCCCACGCTCGCAGCGAAGTCAGTCGCCTCATGCAAGAGCTGAGCGACGGTCGTCGAGAGCTAACGCAGGTGCGTGACGAACTGCGACGCCGAGCGCTGCACGATGAGCTGACCGGCCTGCCCAATCGTCGCTGCTTGATGGAGTATGGCAACCGCGCCATCGCCAATGCCCAGCGAGGCGATCGTGTGGTAGCACTGCTCTACCTCGAGCTCGGTGGACTCGAGGCTGTCAATGAATCTCTTGGGTATGGCGCGGGCGATGCCGTCTTACAAGAGGCTGCGGACGCGCTTCGCACGGAATGCCGAGAAGCGGACTTCCCTGCTCGCATAGGTGGAGACAAGCTGCTCCTACTGGTGCCCGATGTGCAGGGTGCGCAGGAGGTGGAGGGGCTCAGCGAACGACTGCTGGAGCGTTTCGCCTCGCCTCTGATGTTGGAGTCTCAAGTGGTGCGCATGGAGGTCAACATCGGCATCGCCGTGAGCGCCGATGCGCCTGGCGATTTCAATCAGCTCCTGGCCAAGGCTCAGGAGGCGCTGGATGAGGCGAGCGCGCACGGAACAGGACGCTGGCGGCGCTTCCAGGCCGCAGAGCGCACCGTGCCTGCGGTGCGCGACGGCCGCTTCGATCCCCTGCGCGCCGCCCTAGCACGTGACACGGTCCACACCTGGTACATCCCCGTGCTGCGGGCGGGCCGCGCCGACTCGATGGATCTGCGAATGAGTTGGCTCGACAGCCACGGCGAGATGCACGGCGCTCACGAGATGGTGAAGGTCGATGGGTACGCCACCTTGGCCGATCACCTGTTCGAGCGATCCATCGTGGCCGGCTCACGGGCGCTAGTGCGCTGGCAAGCTGCGGGGTACACGTCCTTGCGTATGTTCAGCGTGGGCGTCTCCGTGGCCCAGCTGCGGGGTGCTGATTTCGCTGATCGCGTGCTGAGCTTGCTCGCGGAGTTTGCGGTGGAGCCGGACTCGCTGCTGATCGAAGTGGACGATGGCGAACTCGCAGAACTCGAACTCGAGGATGAAGCGCGCTTGTGCGCCAATCTGGATGTCCTGCACCGAACCGGCGTGGGCCTGTGCCTGGCGAATATCACTAGCGCCTCGGCCCTGTTCGTTCGCCTCGAGCACCTGGCACCCGAACGGATCAAGTTTGCCGCGTCCTTCACTGCTCCCGACGGTCTCACGCCAGCGCGCCAACGGGGCCTGCAGGTGATCGCGCGAGCGGCCGAGGAGCGCGGTATTGAGCTGCTGGCTCAGGACGTGCGCGATCCGGAGCAGGCCGAGCAACTGCAGTCTCTCGGCTGCCAGCTGCTGCAGGGACCGCTGTACGCGGCACCGATGAAGCGCTCCCTGGTGTCGACTTGGCTGCTCGAGCGCCGCCAGGGCGACACGGGCGGTACCGCTCGCAGCGAGGCGGCCTAG